Proteins encoded in a region of the Pieris napi chromosome 5, ilPieNapi1.2, whole genome shotgun sequence genome:
- the LOC125049608 gene encoding protein atonal-like produces the protein MATDTYGHRLLYSEKDIFSSDVMLEYSTEECYLNWPRSPDSGRSSLEPTSSLDGNHESTHIAYRGLPNDILEEEDLDEGSGKRRGRATSAAVLKRRRLAANARERRRMQNLNKAFDRLRGHLPSLGADRQLSKYETLQMAQTYIAALYELLQ, from the coding sequence ATGGCAACCGATACGTACGGACATCGACTTTTGTACTCCGAAAAGGACATCTTTTCGTCCGATGTAATGTTGGAGTACTCCACTGAGGAGTGCTACCTAAATTGGCCGCGGTCACCGGACTCTGGACGCTCTAGTCTGGAGCCCACGTCTTCATTGGACGGCAACCACGAGTCGACCCACATCGCGTATAGAGGTTTACCAAACGACATTCTTGAAGAAGAAGATCTAGACGAAGGCTCTGGGAAACGTCGAGGGCGTGCCACCAGCGCTGCAGTGTTGAAACGTCGTCGTCTAGCCGCTAATGCCAGGGAGAGGCGGCGAATGCAGAACCTCAATAAAGCTTTCGACAGACTACGAGGCCACTTGCCGTCTCTGGGAGCCGATCGTCAACTGTCCAAGTACGAGACCCTGCAAATGGCTCAGACCTACATCGCGGCGTTGTATGAACTATTGCAGTAG